A window of Shewanella mesophila contains these coding sequences:
- a CDS encoding branched-chain amino acid ABC transporter permease — MSSLAMRPCGDFRTSYKGDNTIFETKTIRLMTILVIALACAAPLVLDGYFLTLFIQISYLGIAALGLNILVGFTGQISLGHGAFFGFGAFASAWLNTSFNIPVVFCIPLAGFLTMAVGMMFGMPAARIKGLYLAIATLAAQFIIEDFFARADWFSGGSSGAMAAPVSLFGFDFDTDLSFYFIALFALVFMYIWGCNLMRSRDGRAFVAVRDHYLSAEIMGVKLNKYRLLSFGISSFYAGIGGALYAHYLGYVSAEGFTILMSIQFLAMVIIGGLGSIKGTLMGVVFMVLLPEVLESIVGLMQYTAWGDIPMVTDGLAYIKEMAIGVVIILFLVFEPEGLAHRWGQIKNYWKCYPFAY; from the coding sequence ATGTCTAGTTTGGCCATGCGCCCGTGCGGGGATTTTCGCACCAGTTACAAGGGTGACAACACCATCTTTGAAACTAAGACCATTCGCTTGATGACGATATTGGTGATCGCATTAGCGTGCGCCGCACCTCTGGTGCTCGATGGTTACTTTCTAACCCTGTTTATTCAGATCTCCTACTTAGGTATTGCTGCACTTGGCCTTAACATTTTGGTGGGCTTTACTGGGCAGATCTCCTTGGGTCACGGGGCGTTCTTTGGCTTTGGCGCGTTTGCCTCTGCCTGGCTCAATACCAGTTTCAATATTCCTGTGGTGTTTTGTATTCCTTTGGCGGGCTTTCTAACCATGGCCGTCGGCATGATGTTTGGTATGCCAGCGGCGCGTATTAAGGGTCTCTATTTGGCTATCGCGACCTTAGCCGCGCAGTTTATTATCGAAGATTTCTTCGCCCGTGCGGACTGGTTCTCAGGTGGTTCATCTGGGGCGATGGCTGCTCCTGTTAGCCTGTTTGGATTCGATTTCGATACCGATTTAAGCTTCTACTTTATCGCCTTATTCGCCTTGGTATTTATGTATATCTGGGGCTGTAACCTGATGCGGAGCCGCGATGGCCGCGCCTTCGTGGCGGTGCGCGACCATTATCTCTCTGCCGAGATCATGGGGGTGAAGCTCAACAAGTATCGTTTATTGTCATTTGGGATCTCCTCTTTCTATGCCGGTATTGGCGGTGCACTTTATGCCCACTACCTAGGCTATGTTTCGGCCGAAGGCTTCACCATTTTGATGTCGATACAGTTTCTCGCCATGGTGATCATTGGCGGCCTTGGTTCCATTAAAGGCACGCTGATGGGCGTGGTGTTTATGGTGCTCTTACCTGAGGTACTCGAGAGTATCGTTGGGCTGATGCAGTACACCGCTTGGGGCGATATTCCCATGGTGACGGATGGTTTGGCCTACATCAAAGAGATGGCGATTGGGGTGGTGATCATCTTGTTCCTGGTTTTTGAGCCTGAAGGCCTAGCCCATCGCTGGGGACAGATTAAAAACTACTGGAAATGCTATCCGTTTGCCTATTAG
- a CDS encoding branched-chain amino acid ABC transporter permease: MNFELLIQLIINGLIVGLLYGVVGMCFVLVYKSTQIVNFAQGEFLLVGAWVCWAFLTYFQLPFFLGFILTLCFMAAFGVLLQMIVLRPMIGEPIISVIMVTIGLSIFFQSLTKWIFGVSPQSYPQVFDTQSVAIFGLNVEFAYLMSTVIALLIMVSFFVFFKYSKHGLAMRATAFDQQVAQSLGISVKQVFAMSWGIAATVSATAGVVIGMVNGVSSSLSSIGIKVFPAVILGGLDSIVGAIVGGVVIGVLENVAEFFDSQYLNIGNMYDIAPFYVLLIILWFKPYGLFGTRDIERI, encoded by the coding sequence ATGAATTTCGAACTTCTGATCCAACTTATCATCAACGGCCTGATCGTGGGCCTGCTCTATGGTGTCGTCGGCATGTGTTTCGTGCTGGTGTACAAATCAACCCAGATTGTTAACTTCGCTCAAGGTGAGTTTTTGCTGGTGGGCGCTTGGGTCTGCTGGGCATTTTTAACCTACTTTCAACTGCCTTTCTTCCTTGGGTTTATCTTAACTCTCTGTTTTATGGCGGCCTTCGGTGTGTTGTTGCAGATGATAGTGCTGCGCCCCATGATTGGTGAACCCATTATCTCTGTGATCATGGTGACCATTGGCTTGTCTATCTTCTTCCAGTCGTTAACTAAGTGGATTTTCGGGGTCTCGCCGCAAAGTTATCCGCAAGTCTTCGACACCCAATCGGTGGCTATCTTTGGTCTGAATGTCGAATTTGCCTACTTGATGAGTACCGTTATCGCACTGCTCATCATGGTCAGCTTCTTTGTGTTCTTTAAATACTCAAAACATGGATTAGCCATGCGAGCCACAGCCTTCGATCAGCAGGTTGCACAGAGCTTAGGGATCTCGGTTAAGCAAGTGTTTGCCATGAGCTGGGGCATAGCGGCGACAGTGTCGGCGACGGCGGGCGTGGTCATCGGTATGGTCAACGGGGTTTCAAGCTCACTCTCCTCTATCGGTATTAAGGTCTTTCCTGCGGTGATCTTAGGCGGACTCGACTCCATTGTCGGCGCGATAGTCGGTGGTGTGGTGATTGGGGTGCTCGAAAACGTGGCAGAGTTCTTCGATAGCCAATACCTGAATATCGGCAACATGTATGACATAGCGCCATTTTACGTACTGCTTATCATCTTGTGGTTTAAACCCTATGGCTTGTTTGGCACCCGTGACATTGAGCGGATTTAG
- a CDS encoding hybrid sensor histidine kinase/response regulator, translating to MFPNWLLVAISISYIGLLFLMAFLGDKYREKLFSKQHTVIYSLSLGVYCTSWGFLGTAGQAANNSFSYLPVYIAPILLFIFAWPFIQRVIRVCLRLNITSIADLLAARFGKSPILAVVVTFVALVGTLPYIALQQKAIVNSYEILRQDHLLSSWQLGLVVSLILAGFTIIFGVRAIDVTERHPGMMLAIAFESFVKVIAYLTIGIFVSFYLFDSPLDIWRKASEASPITMQFTYPNLISMFGLLFIVMSAFLCLPRQFQVLIVELKDQKHALWSRWTFPLYILVFAFFATPLGQAGNILYGDSLKSDAYVLFLPAFTGEIWLGLFSFLGAISAASSMVIISTIALSTMLSNEVVFPTLFKINNIQSADFYKFRSHLLNIRKALVLFVIFLSYGMFLVAPPDTLASLGEVAFGAIAQIGPALFAAFLWRRVTLIGVLVGITSGFSLWLTLNLLPQLGLYPHPFAGSEYSMTTMATLLGLFVNVMAIWLVSSFTRQSIHEQMQIAHFIERPELDKLQQEVPKHVNPTELELLVARFVGKDKAAQGFYNFFSCQPQPIVDKNAHNQALIFYTENMLASVMGSASARLVISYALKGRDIAIEDVAQLVEVASNHRMEFSRSVLHSAIENASEGISVIDSDLKLVAWNQHYLNLFNYPDDLIYIGCPVSQLIKYNLSVGNHYVTNLDEQVQRRLDFLRQGSRHSTERIQPDGKTIRIQGNPIPDGGFVMIFSDITMYREAEKLLKEKNLDLEARVYERTKKLEQANLQLGQSNAELADALQKVEQAHQKKSLYLKACSHDLLQPLSAARLFSSAFVQNGQLSTKQKQQIGYIDNALQVANELLLDLNEVSRIESGTIVPEICDFPLQEVLDSLVEEFSAMATTSKVKFKSIKTAIWVSSDRVLLRRILQNLVSNAFRYAGDGKIVLGCRRKGSDILIQVVDNGPGIPADKQVVIFEQFTRLQHSGHEGVNGLGLGLNIAQGLTGLLHHQLTLSSEVNHGSIFSLQVKTAIAKPQELVTTKADILTLNGVHVLCIDNDPNVLAGMEELLNGWKCHVYSAASADEAKALFKQHGVKIDIVLVDYQLDDNLNGLDLMTEIEQLSPHPVPAILITATIDESVVLRAKSLGYGYLRKIIKPIALRAVMSATLANSLHNNYSATPSSYASTEL from the coding sequence ATGTTCCCTAATTGGTTATTGGTCGCTATTAGCATCAGCTATATTGGCTTACTGTTTTTGATGGCGTTCTTAGGCGATAAGTACCGCGAGAAACTCTTCAGCAAACAGCATACGGTGATCTATTCGCTCTCATTGGGGGTTTATTGTACCTCTTGGGGATTTCTAGGAACCGCTGGGCAAGCGGCAAATAACTCCTTTTCTTATCTACCCGTTTATATCGCGCCTATTTTACTGTTTATCTTTGCCTGGCCATTTATCCAACGGGTTATTCGTGTCTGCTTACGGCTCAACATCACCTCAATTGCCGATTTACTGGCCGCACGCTTTGGTAAGTCACCCATATTAGCCGTAGTGGTAACCTTTGTGGCGCTGGTCGGCACCTTGCCCTATATCGCCTTGCAGCAAAAGGCGATTGTGAACTCCTATGAGATCCTCCGCCAAGATCACCTGCTCTCCTCGTGGCAGTTGGGATTAGTCGTCAGCCTTATTCTGGCAGGCTTTACCATTATTTTTGGGGTACGCGCCATCGATGTTACCGAGCGTCATCCGGGGATGATGCTGGCGATTGCCTTTGAGTCTTTTGTCAAAGTTATCGCCTACCTGACTATCGGCATATTTGTCTCTTTTTACCTGTTTGATTCACCTCTGGATATTTGGCGTAAGGCCAGCGAAGCGTCCCCCATTACCATGCAGTTTACCTATCCCAATCTTATCTCTATGTTTGGTTTGCTGTTTATTGTGATGTCGGCATTTCTTTGTCTGCCGAGACAGTTTCAGGTATTAATCGTCGAACTTAAAGATCAAAAACATGCCCTCTGGAGCCGCTGGACATTTCCGCTCTATATTTTGGTTTTTGCCTTCTTTGCCACCCCACTTGGGCAAGCTGGCAATATCCTTTACGGTGACTCGCTTAAGAGTGATGCCTATGTGCTATTTCTCCCCGCTTTTACTGGCGAGATCTGGTTAGGACTCTTTAGTTTTCTAGGGGCTATTTCTGCGGCAAGTTCGATGGTGATCATCTCAACCATCGCCCTGAGCACCATGCTCAGTAATGAAGTGGTATTTCCAACACTCTTTAAGATCAACAATATTCAAAGTGCCGACTTCTATAAGTTTAGATCTCACCTACTGAATATCCGTAAAGCACTGGTGTTATTTGTTATTTTCTTAAGCTATGGCATGTTTCTCGTTGCGCCGCCCGATACCTTAGCCTCCCTAGGAGAGGTCGCCTTCGGTGCCATAGCTCAGATAGGTCCCGCCCTTTTTGCTGCATTTTTATGGCGCAGGGTGACCTTAATCGGCGTGCTGGTCGGCATCACCTCTGGCTTTAGTTTGTGGCTGACACTCAACCTGTTACCTCAGCTAGGTTTATACCCACATCCTTTTGCAGGCAGTGAATACTCGATGACAACAATGGCCACATTACTCGGCCTGTTTGTCAATGTCATGGCTATCTGGCTTGTGTCATCATTTACCCGTCAGAGCATACACGAGCAGATGCAGATCGCGCATTTTATAGAGCGACCTGAGCTAGATAAATTGCAGCAAGAGGTGCCTAAACACGTCAATCCTACCGAACTGGAGCTATTAGTCGCTAGGTTTGTAGGTAAAGATAAAGCCGCCCAAGGATTTTATAATTTCTTCTCTTGCCAGCCTCAACCCATTGTCGATAAGAATGCACACAATCAGGCACTCATTTTTTACACCGAAAATATGCTCGCCAGTGTAATGGGGTCGGCATCGGCGCGCTTAGTGATCTCCTATGCATTAAAGGGCCGCGATATTGCCATTGAAGACGTCGCCCAATTAGTGGAAGTCGCCTCAAACCATCGCATGGAGTTCAGTCGCTCGGTACTTCATAGTGCCATTGAAAATGCCAGTGAAGGGATCTCTGTGATCGACAGTGACCTCAAGTTAGTGGCCTGGAATCAGCATTATCTCAACCTATTTAACTACCCGGACGATCTCATCTATATTGGCTGCCCAGTGAGCCAGCTGATTAAATATAATTTGAGCGTTGGCAACCATTACGTCACCAATCTCGATGAACAAGTGCAGCGTCGCCTCGATTTTCTGCGTCAAGGTAGTCGTCACAGCACAGAGCGAATTCAGCCTGACGGTAAAACGATCCGCATCCAAGGCAACCCCATCCCCGATGGCGGTTTTGTGATGATATTTTCCGATATCACCATGTATCGAGAGGCTGAAAAACTGCTTAAAGAGAAGAATCTGGATCTCGAAGCGCGCGTCTATGAACGTACTAAAAAGCTCGAGCAAGCTAACTTGCAGCTCGGTCAGTCAAACGCAGAGCTCGCAGATGCACTGCAGAAGGTAGAGCAAGCGCACCAAAAGAAAAGCCTCTATTTAAAAGCCTGTAGCCATGATCTACTGCAACCCCTATCGGCGGCACGCTTGTTCTCGTCGGCCTTCGTGCAAAACGGTCAATTATCCACGAAACAAAAACAGCAGATCGGCTATATCGATAATGCACTGCAAGTGGCCAATGAACTGTTACTGGACTTAAATGAAGTCTCGCGAATAGAAAGCGGCACCATAGTGCCCGAGATATGTGACTTCCCACTGCAAGAGGTGCTCGATTCCTTAGTCGAAGAGTTTAGCGCCATGGCGACGACGTCAAAGGTCAAATTCAAATCGATTAAGACCGCGATTTGGGTCAGCAGCGACAGGGTATTGTTAAGACGTATCTTACAAAACCTGGTCAGCAATGCGTTTCGCTACGCAGGAGATGGAAAAATTGTGCTCGGATGTCGCCGAAAAGGGAGCGATATATTGATACAGGTGGTTGATAATGGTCCAGGGATCCCCGCCGACAAACAGGTGGTTATTTTTGAGCAGTTCACCCGTTTACAACACTCAGGTCACGAAGGAGTCAATGGTCTAGGTTTAGGGCTTAATATCGCACAAGGTTTGACCGGCTTACTGCATCATCAACTGACCTTATCTTCCGAGGTCAATCATGGCAGTATTTTTAGTTTACAAGTCAAAACGGCTATCGCCAAACCACAAGAATTGGTCACAACCAAAGCCGATATCCTCACCTTAAATGGCGTACATGTGCTTTGTATCGACAACGATCCTAATGTCCTTGCAGGAATGGAAGAGCTGCTTAATGGCTGGAAATGTCACGTCTATAGCGCGGCATCTGCAGACGAGGCCAAAGCCTTATTCAAACAACATGGCGTGAAAATCGATATTGTTTTAGTCGATTACCAACTTGATGACAACTTGAACGGTTTAGACTTGATGACCGAAATTGAGCAGCTATCACCTCATCCCGTGCCCGCTATTTTGATCACGGCAACCATAGATGAAAGTGTAGTGCTTCGAGCTAAATCATTGGGTTATGGCTACCTGCGCAAAATAATAAAACCCATAGCGCTGAGAGCAGTTATGAGCGCTACCTTAGCGAATAGCTTGCACAATAACTACTCGGCGACACCGAGCAGTTATGCTAGCACTGAGCTATAG
- a CDS encoding response regulator transcription factor, producing MLQPLKIIIADDHPLFRQALVNILTSQFHELTIFEAETIGELDEILLQHDDADLLLLDLNIPNAHGFNTLVNIRNTFPHIGILVISGQEDKVTVGKSISFGAAGFIPKSTSADEMLKAIKAVLAGQQWIPQGCGDLTSVTLDSMSSKIASLSPRQHKILMMFADGLLNKQIAYELGLSEATIKAHASAIFLKLGVHTRTQAVIAMSQLYLDKTPLLDAVE from the coding sequence ATGTTACAGCCACTAAAAATAATAATAGCTGATGACCATCCACTTTTTAGACAAGCATTAGTCAATATATTAACGTCTCAATTTCATGAGCTAACTATCTTCGAAGCGGAAACCATCGGCGAGCTTGATGAGATTTTGCTGCAACATGATGATGCTGATCTCTTGCTGCTGGATCTTAATATTCCTAACGCACATGGTTTCAATACACTGGTTAATATTCGCAATACTTTTCCCCACATTGGAATTTTGGTGATCTCAGGCCAAGAGGATAAAGTCACCGTTGGCAAAAGCATTTCATTTGGTGCAGCAGGCTTTATTCCTAAATCCACCTCGGCCGATGAGATGCTTAAGGCGATAAAAGCCGTATTGGCGGGTCAGCAGTGGATCCCACAAGGCTGTGGCGATCTGACATCGGTTACCTTAGATTCGATGAGTAGCAAGATTGCTAGCTTATCGCCAAGACAACATAAAATATTAATGATGTTTGCCGATGGTTTGCTCAACAAACAGATAGCCTATGAGTTAGGTCTATCTGAAGCCACTATCAAGGCCCATGCTAGCGCTATCTTTCTTAAGCTTGGAGTTCATACTCGTACCCAAGCGGTCATCGCCATGAGTCAACTTTACCTCGATAAAACTCCACTGCTTGACGCCGTAGAATAA
- a CDS encoding ABC transporter ATP-binding protein: protein MTDTILKVDQISLAFGGVKALTDVSFEVKRGAVFSIIGPNGAGKTSMLNSISGRYRPQKGAIHFDGQDVTHMRPNDRADLGIGRTFQNLALFGHMSVLDNIMVGRHHLMKNNWLTGPLYWASPAQKEELAHRRQVEEIIDFLDITHVRKSVAGTLSYGLRKRVELARAIALNPKLILLDEPMAGMNLEEKEDMARYILDLNEEFDITVVMIEHDMGVVMDISHEVMVLDFGKRLICGLPDEVMANEHVRQAYLGLEDNEQLKEVV, encoded by the coding sequence GTGACAGATACCATTTTAAAAGTTGATCAAATCTCCCTCGCATTTGGTGGTGTAAAAGCGCTAACCGATGTCAGTTTTGAGGTAAAACGAGGCGCAGTATTTTCTATTATCGGCCCCAATGGGGCGGGTAAAACTTCGATGCTTAACAGCATATCTGGTCGTTATCGTCCCCAGAAGGGAGCGATTCATTTTGACGGCCAAGACGTGACTCACATGCGTCCTAACGATCGCGCCGATCTTGGCATTGGCCGTACTTTTCAAAACTTAGCCTTATTTGGTCACATGTCAGTACTCGATAACATCATGGTCGGGCGTCATCATCTAATGAAAAACAACTGGCTCACTGGTCCTCTGTATTGGGCATCGCCAGCACAGAAAGAGGAGCTGGCGCATCGCCGTCAAGTCGAGGAGATCATCGATTTTCTCGATATTACCCATGTTCGCAAATCGGTGGCAGGCACCTTGTCATACGGGTTACGTAAACGTGTCGAGTTAGCTCGGGCTATCGCCCTTAATCCCAAATTGATTCTGCTTGATGAGCCTATGGCGGGAATGAACCTAGAAGAGAAAGAGGATATGGCGCGCTACATTCTCGATCTCAATGAAGAGTTCGATATCACAGTGGTGATGATTGAGCACGATATGGGCGTGGTCATGGATATCTCCCATGAAGTGATGGTGCTCGATTTCGGTAAGCGACTCATCTGTGGCCTACCCGATGAGGTGATGGCCAATGAGCATGTGAGACAGGCTTATTTAGGGCTTGAAGATAACGAGCAATTAAAAGAGGTCGTCTAA
- a CDS encoding long-chain fatty acid--CoA ligase: MNSSNQLSNPSFDMGNRDTFPKILRHNAANWGAEIAMREKEFGIWSEFTWQDYHNRVKWMSLAFNHLGIEAKTTIALLGDNRPEWVWGEVAAHALCCFSLGIYQDSLHEEVAYLLNRSNAQVVVAEDEEQCDKLLELGDQIPDVKYIVYCDPRGMRKYDDPRLISVEEIYRIGQEVDNTAPRTYDNLVDAGKAENIAIYCTTSGTTSKPKIVLLQGSKFIDHCCSYLRADPRAPGDNYVSVLPLPWIMEQVYAVGQALIARQIVNFVEEQETMMADLREIGPSFVLLAPRVWEGILADVKARMMDSTPFKQKLFNFAMERAEKRLAEGKRSKLADLLLMKALRDRLGFSFLKSAATGGAAMGPDTFKFFQSIGVPLRQLYGQTEMCGAYTIHHPDDVDYDSVGVAFDTAELKVINTDSEGVGEVIAKTVGMFNGYLGDQAAYDEDVKEGWMHTGDAGYFKPSGHLVVIDRIKDLAKTSNGIQYSPQYIENKLKFSSFIGEAVILGKDKPYLSAILCIRFSIVAKWAEQQGLAFTNYTSLSSLPEVYQQLTREVEHVNETLPDAQKINKFILLYKELDADDGELTRTRKVRRGVIADKYGDIIDSIYNDEPHVDIDTVITFQDGTKSRIKTQLQVASVIDSQVVNDASKAQRRAS, encoded by the coding sequence ATGAATAGCTCAAATCAATTATCTAATCCGTCATTCGACATGGGGAACAGGGACACTTTTCCCAAGATATTGCGTCACAACGCCGCTAACTGGGGCGCTGAAATCGCCATGCGTGAAAAGGAATTTGGGATCTGGAGTGAGTTCACTTGGCAAGATTACCATAACCGAGTGAAGTGGATGTCCCTAGCCTTTAATCACTTAGGCATAGAAGCTAAAACCACTATAGCCCTGCTAGGGGATAATCGCCCTGAGTGGGTCTGGGGCGAAGTCGCAGCCCACGCATTATGCTGTTTTTCACTTGGAATATATCAAGATTCACTTCATGAAGAGGTCGCCTACTTACTAAATCGCAGCAATGCGCAGGTGGTTGTGGCCGAGGATGAGGAGCAGTGTGACAAGTTACTCGAGCTTGGTGACCAGATTCCGGATGTGAAATATATTGTTTACTGCGATCCACGAGGCATGCGCAAATATGACGATCCACGCCTAATTAGCGTCGAAGAGATCTACCGCATCGGTCAAGAAGTTGATAACACGGCGCCGCGCACCTATGACAACCTAGTCGATGCAGGGAAGGCTGAAAATATTGCTATCTATTGCACCACTTCTGGCACCACGTCCAAACCCAAAATCGTACTGCTGCAAGGCAGTAAGTTTATCGATCACTGCTGCTCCTATTTACGTGCCGATCCAAGGGCTCCTGGCGATAACTATGTATCGGTACTGCCACTTCCTTGGATCATGGAGCAGGTTTATGCAGTAGGTCAGGCCTTGATTGCTCGCCAAATTGTGAACTTTGTCGAAGAGCAAGAGACCATGATGGCGGATCTGCGCGAAATTGGCCCAAGCTTTGTGCTGTTAGCGCCTCGAGTTTGGGAAGGTATCCTCGCCGATGTTAAAGCGCGCATGATGGATTCGACCCCTTTTAAGCAAAAGCTATTTAATTTCGCTATGGAGCGAGCTGAAAAACGCTTAGCAGAGGGCAAGCGCTCTAAGCTTGCGGATCTGCTATTGATGAAGGCGCTGCGCGACCGACTCGGATTCTCATTCCTTAAATCGGCAGCCACCGGCGGGGCGGCGATGGGGCCTGACACCTTTAAGTTTTTCCAAAGTATTGGGGTGCCGCTGCGTCAACTCTATGGTCAAACCGAGATGTGCGGCGCTTACACCATACATCATCCTGATGATGTGGATTACGATAGCGTTGGCGTGGCGTTCGATACCGCCGAACTCAAGGTGATCAATACCGACAGTGAAGGTGTGGGAGAGGTCATTGCCAAAACCGTTGGCATGTTCAATGGCTATCTTGGCGACCAAGCCGCCTATGATGAAGATGTTAAAGAGGGTTGGATGCATACGGGCGATGCAGGTTACTTCAAACCATCGGGTCATCTGGTGGTGATCGACCGCATTAAAGATCTGGCGAAAACCAGTAACGGCATTCAGTACTCGCCGCAATATATAGAGAACAAACTTAAATTCTCATCCTTTATCGGTGAAGCGGTCATCCTAGGCAAGGATAAACCTTACTTGTCGGCGATATTATGCATTCGGTTCAGTATCGTTGCTAAATGGGCTGAGCAGCAAGGCCTTGCCTTTACCAACTACACCAGCTTATCGAGCCTACCAGAGGTTTATCAGCAGCTAACTCGCGAAGTTGAGCATGTTAATGAAACCCTGCCAGACGCTCAGAAAATAAATAAATTCATTCTGTTATATAAAGAACTCGATGCCGATGACGGTGAGCTAACCCGCACGCGTAAGGTGCGCCGCGGCGTCATCGCCGACAAGTATGGCGACATTATCGATTCTATCTACAACGATGAGCCCCATGTCGATATCGACACAGTGATCACCTTCCAAGATGGCACTAAGTCACGGATTAAAACCCAGTTACAGGTGGCTTCGGTGATCGATAGTCAAGTCGTTAACGATGCCAGCAAAGCGCAAAGGAGAGCATCATGA
- a CDS encoding DcaP family trimeric outer membrane transporter, with amino-acid sequence MLISTIKKITLASSLCLIAGSAAAGYDFDLGENGKLSFGGYLKADARYVSGDVGYRDFWIGSGAPLAESANQFKIFANESRFNTKYVHGDVMGFIEMDFFGGGGNEVVSNSANPRLRHAFIKYKGLTAGQTWTTFMNTSAIPETADFAGATVGLAFIRQGQIRYDIGNFQVSIENPESVGGDPANDDLPDVVARYNFKGDWGNVSISALGRSLNTQMGKSETAFGGSIAGLIKTFGKDDFRFQFHQGEVGRYVGIGAASDLVGEEVETTTSYLAAYRHYWTDSLRTTVLYGRVETDITEADRSQWSVNLFKNLTPALAIGFEVGNFEIGDQDVDSDYAQFSVRYAL; translated from the coding sequence ATGCTTATTTCAACAATAAAAAAGATCACACTCGCGAGTTCACTTTGTTTAATAGCGGGTTCTGCCGCTGCAGGTTACGACTTTGATCTCGGCGAAAACGGAAAATTGTCATTTGGAGGTTACCTCAAGGCCGATGCGCGCTATGTATCTGGCGATGTGGGCTACCGTGACTTTTGGATTGGCTCTGGTGCTCCGCTAGCCGAAAGCGCTAATCAATTCAAAATTTTTGCCAATGAATCGCGTTTCAATACCAAGTATGTTCACGGTGATGTGATGGGCTTCATCGAAATGGACTTCTTTGGTGGCGGCGGCAATGAGGTGGTTTCCAATTCGGCGAATCCGCGTCTGCGTCATGCCTTTATCAAGTATAAAGGGCTGACAGCGGGTCAAACCTGGACCACCTTTATGAATACCAGCGCCATTCCTGAAACCGCCGATTTTGCCGGTGCGACAGTGGGGCTAGCATTTATTCGTCAAGGCCAGATCCGTTATGACATCGGCAATTTTCAGGTATCGATAGAGAACCCTGAAAGCGTTGGCGGCGACCCTGCAAACGATGATCTGCCCGATGTTGTTGCGCGTTACAATTTCAAAGGTGATTGGGGTAATGTCTCTATCTCCGCCTTGGGTCGTAGCCTCAATACCCAGATGGGCAAGAGTGAAACCGCATTTGGCGGCTCGATTGCCGGACTCATCAAGACCTTCGGAAAAGATGATTTCCGTTTTCAATTCCATCAAGGCGAAGTGGGCCGCTATGTCGGTATTGGCGCCGCGTCAGATCTTGTTGGTGAAGAGGTGGAAACCACAACATCTTACTTAGCCGCCTATCGCCATTACTGGACAGATAGCCTGAGAACCACCGTACTCTATGGTCGCGTCGAAACCGATATTACTGAAGCCGATCGCAGTCAGTGGAGTGTCAACCTGTTTAAAAACCTTACGCCAGCACTCGCCATTGGTTTTGAAGTCGGTAACTTTGAGATCGGTGATCAAGATGTCGACTCAGACTACGCTCAATTCTCAGTACGTTACGCCCTCTAG